From one Lysinibacillus sp. G4S2 genomic stretch:
- a CDS encoding amino acid permease codes for MSEIKVNQLGHKAPKLKKELKSRHITMISLGGTIGTGLFLASGGAIAQAGPGGALLAYALIGVMVYFLMTSLGEMAAYMPSSGSFSTYATKFVDPALGFALGWNYWYNWAITIAAEISAVSLIMKYWFPDSSSALWTALFIAVVLMFNLLSVKSYGESEYWFAMIKVVTVIVFIITSFLMIFGIIGGQAPVGFTNFFISDGPFHGGFFATFGIFLAAGFSFQGTELLGITAGETDDPGKNIPKAVKSVFWRILLFYILAIAAIGMLIPFTDERLLSEDIAVSPFTLVFDRLGIAFAASLMNAVILTAMLSAGNSGLYASSRMLWQLAVDGHAPKFFAKLSRRGIPIYALLATLAVGSLAFLASFFGDGVVYMWLLNASGMSGFIAWLGIAFSHYRFRRAFEVQGLDPKLLPYKAKLFPFGPLFAFTVCMIVVIGQNYTAFMGDKIDWYGVVVSYIGIPLFLLLWLGYKIKHKTKMLPLEECDLKVED; via the coding sequence GTGAGTGAAATAAAAGTGAATCAGCTCGGCCATAAAGCGCCGAAGTTGAAAAAAGAATTAAAAAGCCGTCATATTACAATGATTTCATTAGGCGGTACAATCGGTACAGGATTGTTTTTAGCTAGTGGTGGTGCCATTGCACAAGCAGGCCCTGGCGGTGCACTGCTCGCCTATGCATTAATCGGTGTTATGGTGTACTTTTTAATGACGAGCTTAGGCGAAATGGCAGCTTATATGCCATCATCGGGCTCATTTAGTACGTATGCTACAAAATTTGTAGATCCGGCATTAGGCTTTGCACTTGGCTGGAACTACTGGTACAACTGGGCGATTACCATTGCGGCAGAAATTTCAGCTGTATCGTTAATTATGAAATATTGGTTCCCAGATAGCTCATCAGCACTTTGGACTGCTTTATTTATCGCTGTAGTTTTAATGTTCAATCTATTATCGGTAAAAAGCTACGGTGAAAGTGAATATTGGTTTGCAATGATTAAGGTTGTAACTGTAATCGTTTTTATTATCACCAGTTTCTTAATGATTTTTGGTATTATAGGTGGTCAAGCTCCTGTAGGCTTTACGAATTTCTTTATTAGTGATGGACCATTCCACGGTGGCTTCTTTGCTACATTTGGTATTTTCTTAGCAGCGGGATTCTCGTTCCAGGGGACAGAGCTACTTGGAATAACAGCAGGAGAAACGGATGATCCTGGTAAAAATATTCCGAAAGCTGTTAAGTCAGTTTTTTGGCGAATTCTGTTATTTTATATTTTAGCAATTGCTGCAATTGGGATGTTAATTCCATTTACAGACGAACGTTTGTTGTCTGAAGATATCGCTGTATCACCATTTACACTAGTATTCGACCGTTTAGGAATTGCGTTTGCTGCTTCATTGATGAATGCCGTCATTTTAACGGCTATGCTGTCAGCAGGGAATTCAGGGCTCTATGCATCTTCTCGTATGCTTTGGCAATTAGCAGTAGATGGACATGCACCAAAATTTTTCGCTAAACTAAGCCGTCGAGGTATTCCGATTTACGCATTATTGGCGACATTAGCTGTAGGTTCCTTAGCATTTTTAGCTTCATTCTTTGGTGATGGTGTAGTCTATATGTGGCTTCTAAATGCCTCTGGGATGTCTGGCTTCATTGCTTGGCTAGGAATTGCATTTAGCCATTATCGTTTCCGTCGAGCGTTCGAGGTACAAGGCTTGGATCCGAAATTGCTGCCATATAAAGCGAAGCTATTTCCATTCGGTCCGCTATTTGCCTTTACAGTTTGTATGATTGTTGTTATCGGTCAAAACTACACGGCCTTTATGGGTGATAAAATTGATTGGTACGGAGTCGTTGTTTCATACATTGGTATTCCACTGTTCTTACTGTTATGGCTTGGCTATAAAATCAAGCATAAAACAAAAATGCTTCCACTTGAAGAATGTGATTTAAAGGTGGAAGACTAA
- a CDS encoding serine hydrolase, whose protein sequence is MIDYPFLQNRLKKEKINTFLINSHGKTIFQYYKNKKQQQKLHKINSCTKSILSILFGIAIDQKYIESVHIPVHSFFPELFERQGDKRKMDMTIYHLLTMTEGLDFPEFGEWNSFAPMVFHSDIVKFIIDRPMVHPVGSHMNYNSGCSHILSAILQQVTNMKTKEFANRYLFQPLGILKYQWYEDKKKISKGADGLLLKAEDMMKVGLLVLKKGIYNEKRIVSEDWINHSIKPNLMTYDNIGYYGMHWWVNKQDETKAFSVDNQYFFALGFGGQYIFIWPKEELVITITGDLYETSLLPLQLIKDYILK, encoded by the coding sequence ATGATAGACTATCCATTTTTACAAAACAGATTAAAAAAAGAAAAGATTAATACTTTCTTGATTAATAGTCATGGCAAAACGATATTTCAATACTATAAAAACAAGAAACAACAACAGAAACTTCATAAAATTAATTCTTGCACAAAGAGTATTCTTTCCATCTTATTTGGCATTGCAATAGATCAAAAATATATAGAATCAGTTCATATACCTGTCCATTCTTTTTTTCCTGAACTATTCGAACGGCAAGGTGATAAACGTAAAATGGATATGACAATATATCACCTTTTAACAATGACGGAGGGGTTAGATTTCCCGGAATTTGGTGAATGGAATAGTTTTGCTCCTATGGTATTTCATTCTGATATAGTAAAATTTATAATAGATCGTCCGATGGTGCATCCAGTTGGTTCGCATATGAATTATAACTCGGGTTGCTCCCATATACTATCTGCTATATTGCAGCAAGTGACGAATATGAAAACAAAAGAATTTGCCAATCGTTATTTATTTCAACCATTAGGTATTCTCAAATATCAATGGTATGAGGATAAGAAGAAAATTAGTAAAGGGGCAGATGGTCTTTTATTAAAAGCAGAAGATATGATGAAAGTAGGCCTTTTAGTTTTAAAAAAGGGTATATATAACGAAAAAAGGATAGTTTCAGAGGATTGGATTAACCATTCGATAAAGCCTAATTTAATGACTTATGACAATATCGGCTATTACGGGATGCATTGGTGGGTAAATAAACAGGATGAAACTAAAGCTTTTTCGGTAGATAATCAATATTTCTTTGCATTAGGCTTTGGGGGACAATATATTTTTATTTGGCCAAAGGAAGAACTAGTTATTACTATCACAGGTGACTTGTATGAAACTAGTTTATTACCGCTTCAATTAATAAAGGACTACATCTTGAAATAA